One genomic region from Thunnus maccoyii chromosome 16, fThuMac1.1, whole genome shotgun sequence encodes:
- the ap5m1 gene encoding AP-5 complex subunit mu-1 — protein sequence MSVRAVWIISQEKGENVSIRFSRRFSTVEHRAKSLAGSSYVAVPEESTVLQLLLSELGLSDSHKSYVALRDDCLHRQRSPALELRVDGPGKGALWPVLAISQGPLILACLPLVDAPAEPRPPLASLLSVSQGLTLLAGLQTFLLGSASKPDSEGLASRLAMLPSVLLQVCPLGTPLDVPLLGPPATSTAPTPAGNQKQAAWKTGLHRGRAVVNVVLIETVRSMQYGNRSRQDLWDVYGTVTCKCEVEGVLPNVTVTLTLPPNGSPLQDILVHPCVTSLDSSILTASSVDNCDGSAFSGPYKFPFSPPLEPFRLCSYTSQVPVPPILGSYQLKEEANQLRVSVTLKLHESVKNSFEYCEARLPFFNRDQMGVVDMKVSSGQLDVSKEKNLLVWVLGQKFPKCREVTMEGRISFSGPTPGPTDPLCTELTAYIKLYFKVPDMTLSGCCVDQHSVQVYSSAKPRIVTSRELQSKEYFIWNSTGTAPVSSGQMML from the exons ATGAGTGTGCGTGCTGTGTGGATTATTTCTCAGGAGAAGggagaaaatgtgtcaataCGCTTTTCGAG GAGGTTTTCTACTGTGGAGCACCGTGCAAAGAGCCTGGCAGGTTCCTCATATGTAGCAGTCCCAGAAGAAAGCACTGTGCTGCAGCTCCTGCTCTCTGAGCTGGGGCTGTCAGACTCACACAAGTCATATGTAGCACTCAGAGATGATTGCCTCCACCGTCAGCGGTCACCAGCCCTGGAGCTGCGTGTGGATGGTCCTGGAAAGGGAGCACTTTGGCCAGTGTTGGCCATCTCTCAAGGGCCTCTTATCCTAGCTTGCCTGCCTTTAGTGGATGCCCCTGCTGAGCCACGGCCACCTCTGGCCAGCCTGTTGTCAGTCTCCCAGGGCCTCACGCTTCTGGCAGGCCTACAGACTTTTCTACTCGGCTCTGCGAGTAAGCCTGATAGTGAGGGGCTGGCCTCTCGCCTGGCAATGCTGCCCTCTGTGCTCCTGCAGGTTTGTCCACTTGGCACACCATTGGATGTGCCACTACTGGGGCCACCAGCTACATCCACAGCACCCACGCCTGCTGGGAACCAGAAGCAGGCAGCCTGGAAGACGGGGCTACACCGGGGTCGGGCTGTGGTGAACGTAGTGCTGATAGAGACAGTACGTTCCATGCAGTATGGTAACCGGAGTAGACAGGACCTGTGGGATGTCTACGGCACTGTGACATGCAAA TGTGAAGTGGAGGGGGTGCTCCCAAATGTGACAGTGACCCTCACTCTGCCACCAAATGGTTCTCCACTGCAGGACATACTGGTCCATCCCTGTGTCACCTCACTGGATTCCAGTATCCTGACTGCCAGCAGCGTTGATAACTGTGATGGCTCAGCTTTCTCTGGGCCATACAAGTtccccttctctcctcccctgGAGCCTTTCAGACTATGCAGCTATACATCTCAg GTCCCTGTTCCCCCCATCCTTGGGTCATATCAACTGAAGGAAGAAGCAAACCAGCTGCGTGTGTCAGTAACTCTCAAACTTCATGAGAGTGTAAAGAATAGCTTTGAGTACTGTGAAGCACGCCTGCCCTTCTTTAACAG ggatCAGATGGGTGTTGTGGATATGAAGGTGAGCTCTGGACAACTGGATGTTTCAAAGGAGAAGAACCTGCTGGTTTGGGTCCTCG GACAAAAGTTCCCTAAATGTCGTGAGGTCACGATGGAAGGCAGGATCAGCTTTTCAGGGCCAACACCAGGACCTACTGACCCCCTCTGCACAGAGCTCACAGCCTATATTAAA TTGTATTTCAAAGTGCCTGACATGACGCTATCCGGATGTTGTGTGGACCAGCATTCAGTGCAGGTTTATTCCTCTGCCAAACCACGGATTGTAACAT CCCGAGAACTTCAATCCAAAGAGTACTTCATATGGAATTCAACAGGCACTGCTCCAGTATCCTCTGGACAGATGATGCTGTAG